Genomic DNA from Melospiza georgiana isolate bMelGeo1 chromosome 3, bMelGeo1.pri, whole genome shotgun sequence:
cGCCCACAGCtccgctcccggccccggcccgctgGGCTCGCTGCTCAGCCGCCTGCCGCTggcgcccgccccggccccacGGCGCCGCACCGCCAGCCAGTGCAAGCCGGAGCCGCCGCTGCTGCGCACCAGCAAGCGCACTATCTACACGGCCGGGCGGCCGCCGTGGTACAGCGAGACCGGCGCGCCCGTAGATGAGGCCTTTGTCATCGGTGAGCGGCGGGACGGGGCCGGGAAGGGGATGGAGCCGGATCAGCAAGGACATGGAGCCGAGAGCGGGCCGGGAGGGGATGGAGGCCGGACCGGGGCCGGGGTCGGGCTGCGGTCGGGAATCGGGGAACGAGGCCCcgagggaggggctgggagcgggccggagccggagccggtTCCGGGCCCGTGACGGATCCGGGCCGGGGCGGtgcccccgccgctccccgcagGCCTGTGCGGCGGCAGCGCCTCCGGCAAGACCACGGTGGCGACGCGGATCATCGAGGCGCTGGACGTGCCCTGGGTCGTGCTGCTCTCCATGGACTCCTTCTACAAGGTGCGGGAcggggcccgggcagcgccgaGCCGGGCCGACACTCCGGTTCCAGTGTACCCCTGGGTGTTGCCGGGGATCGGGGTATGGGGATCGGGTGGGTGCCGGGATCCGGCACGGCGCTCAGCGGTGCCGGGGATCGGGCTGCGGGGATCGGGTACGGCCCTGAGCGGGGCTGGGGTGCGGTGGGTGCCAGGATCCGGCACGGCCCCGAGCAGTGCCGGTGCCTGCAGGTGCTGGATGAGGGTCAGCAGGCGCTGGCAGCCCGCAGCGACTACAACTTCGACCACCCCGATGCCTTTGACTTCGAGCTGCTCGTCAATGTCCTGCGCAAGCTCAAGAAGGGCAAGAGCGTGAAGGTGCCGGTGTACGACTTCACCACACACAGCCGGCGCCGCGAGTGGGTGGGTGCCGGAGGCcgggctcagcctggctggcagGGTTCTGGGAACGGGGAATgcctctgggccctgcagggctAAAGGGAGGGGGTGGCTGGGGTCATCAGGAATGGGGTACTCATTCATGGAAGACTGTGGGGAGATGTGCCAACAGGCCGGTGCAGATATGAGGGAGGGACTCAGTGGGCAGAGGTGCTGGGAGGATGGCACTGAGCAGAGGCTTGGGATCTAGAGCAAGGTTCGGGGTCCGTCCTGGCCTGGAGCATCACGCACAGGGATTGACTACAGCTCCAAGGCATTCGGTGCTGCAGGATGGTTATGGGGAGCCCCAGCACCGTGGTGAGATCCCAGGGGGGTCAGTGCCCTGTGTATGTCAgtgttggtgctgctgtggcatgTGAGAGAAACAGGACAAACCCAGCTGCTGTCTGCCTGCAGAAAACAGTGTATGGGGCCAACGTCATCGTGTTTGAAGGGATCCTGGCCTTCGCCAACAAGGAGCTGCTCAAGGTATCGCTGCCTCAGGTGGCCGCTGGCCCGAGAggatgctgtgctgcagcagggcggGCACTGGCCCTGGGTGCCacagcagtggggctgtggaGGGAGAGCTCACCACGCTTGCTGGCAGAGCACTCCGTGTCAGAGGCCTCAGGGGAGGTGATGCTGGGTGCCCCTGTGGGGTGGTGGAGGGGAATGGCTCGGGTATGATGGGAGCTGCATAGGGGGTGCTCACCCCTCCCagttttccagctgctggacATGAAAGTGTTTGTGGACACGGACTCCGACATCCGGCTGGTGCGGCGGCTGCAGCGCGACATCATGGAGCGCGGACGCGATGTGGCGGGCGTCATCAAGCAGTACAACAAGTTTGTGAAGCCAGCCTTCGAGCAGTACATCGAGCCCACCGTGCAGGTGGCCGACATCGTGGTGCCCAGGGGTGAGGCCGGAGCTGAGCCTGGCACGGGGAGCGGGTGCTGTGGGGCAGGTGGCTCAGCGCCCGCCCCAcctgcctcctctgctccacCCGCAGGTGGGGAGAACTCCGTGGCACTGGACCTCATCGTGCAGCACGTGCACAGCCAGCTGGAAAAGGTGAG
This window encodes:
- the LOC131081905 gene encoding uridine-cytidine kinase-like 1, producing MAAAGAEERRGAAGPERAHSSAPGPGPLGSLLSRLPLAPAPAPRRRTASQCKPEPPLLRTSKRTIYTAGRPPWYSETGAPVDEAFVIGLCGGSASGKTTVATRIIEALDVPWVVLLSMDSFYKVLDEGQQALAARSDYNFDHPDAFDFELLVNVLRKLKKGKSVKVPVYDFTTHSRRREWKTVYGANVIVFEGILAFANKELLKLLDMKVFVDTDSDIRLVRRLQRDIMERGRDVAGVIKQYNKFVKPAFEQYIEPTVQVADIVVPRGGENSVALDLIVQHVHSQLEKREITVRAALASAHQGQPLPKTLSVLESTPQVRGMHTIIRNKDTTRDEFIFYSKRLMRLLIEHALSFLPLKSVTVETPQGTTYEGKRFHRQRITGVSILRAGETMEQALTAVCKDIRLGKILIQTNLDTGEPELHYLRLPKEISEDYVILMDSTVSTGAAAMMAVRVLLDHDVQEDRIFLLSLLMAEMGVHSVAYAFPRVRIITTAVDKRVNEEFHIIPGIGNFGDRYFGTDGPSAWCDSDSVDC